In Helianthus annuus cultivar XRQ/B chromosome 3, HanXRQr2.0-SUNRISE, whole genome shotgun sequence, a single window of DNA contains:
- the LOC110931722 gene encoding uncharacterized protein LOC110931722 gives MSDFNESFNALCLVVPRIRQVLTNTGFGRWARAHCPGNRYHYMTSNSAESINSLSRFSRKMPITQLIKFFRESVQKWFYDRRLQGMQESHSLTQWAQKKILKKIEGSRTWTVAGIRVNSFVVEDGGKRGVVDFSNRSCSCRVWQVSGLPCGHVIAVSRFLGEADCSHYAFSCYSNEVYKKTYEESINPLPHRSEWVIPEGLSSVLPPNITKRQSGRPKENTRILSRGEEPVPVYCSRCRTYGHVRDVCLDPMKSQIRSRKSSGKGKGKGKEIETQSPTDDIFPSYNLAEF, from the coding sequence ATGTCTGACTTTAACGAGTCATTCAATGCTTTGTGTCTTGTTGTTCCTAGAATACGCCAGGTTTTAACAAATACTGGGTTTGGTAGATGGGCAAGAGCTCATTGTCCCGGCAATCGATACCACTATATGACATCTAATAGTGCGGAGTCTATTAACTCTTTGTCTAGATTCTCGCGTAAGATGCCGATAACGCAACTTATCAAATTTTTCCGCGAGTCTGTACAAAAATGGTTTTATGACCGTCGACTGCAGGGCATGCAGGAGAGCCATTCACTGACTCAGTGGGCACAGaagaaaattttaaagaaaattgaagGGTCTAGAACCTGGACTGTTGCAGGCATCCGGGTAAACAGTTTTGTTGTTGAAGACGGTGGGAAAAGGGGTGTAGTTGATTTTTCGAATCGTTCGTGCAGCTGTCGTGTCTGGCAAGTTTCTGGTCTACCTTGTGGGCATGTGATTGCTGTTTCAAGATTTTTGGGTGAAGCTGACTGCAGTCATTATGCTTTCTCGTGTTATTCAAACGAAGTATACAAAAAAACGTATGAAGAATCGATTAATCCTCTGCCTCATAGGTCTGAATGGGTGATACCAGAAGGCCTTAGCAGTGTATTACCCCCGAATATTACAAAACGTCAATCAGGTCGTCCAAAAGAAAACACCCGAATCTTGTCTCGTGGGGAAGAACCTGTTCCGGTATATTGTTCGCGGTGCCGAACATACGGACATGTTCGTGACGTTTGTTTAGATCCAATGAAATCACAGATTCGTTCACGTAAATCatcaggaaaaggaaaaggaaaagggaaAGAGATAGAAACCCAGAGTCCAACGGATGACATTTTTCCATCTTATAATTTAGCAGAATTTTAA